In Penicillium psychrofluorescens genome assembly, chromosome: 5, a single window of DNA contains:
- a CDS encoding uncharacterized protein (ID:PFLUO_007808-T1.cds;~source:funannotate) — MTHAVTDEPPAPQQELVEAALQHSVVPDERPLSTFERVITTHAPILESLLLQIPTDTLIKLYHTSHYLRSFLRSYPTAWKSLSFRLLFPSGTLPTARIIVPGLPEPITHRQSRPYALDQLLMNIVIPFSGCLKSLTLDNTAVSGQILISTVLHSRRETLEHLSVRGCKNVSLKYHVIPYLTMFGLQYDVDMEKNIGTSPSTKRLALKSLYAYRCRHHRRRPYLSSSLVRKDSDSEPTHELVNLCHKLGIWTDTAWCTTPAGRCFRRRGYVSMRVPQGSPEVWVVFDRLWRSKNWIGSIDSRAGGTRVRDGKLWENCDTGNYGEPLGTGEGSDLGEGKLTPTHLRRSHTQFVENVRCDHCFEPVSERCEQCSILMHCVGCRKTLCASCAYERPYLHRGNSSTLTESTTGSNTDSLWWAPGASHSPSSMQDPVSNQIDNNNNNNNAFHPAHMALHPALKFHWCCTEPIFSGGGGISIGTPSRDVDQVRAAPLPRNQGWEDLEYTVSEWSKTFPKYAYGDPGKPDYSLETGHLAMMKWLLGPPNRQVSPCPRNLCQECYDSPQWKVHCKSCSKPLCIEHDLRGLRLRICGYRDLAFEKMTIQNRSAANPPSLSIIGMRTDQMPSYDLPFRTQRLLDSATSSFTEDPHVDGLLDEAGPESNSGEHPTYPGLPPRHQSRSYSAPTSTHSGSSSPSSDGFDSPFEVPKWQGCQSFFCPQYRAVGDQRQRCPSYLRECKNCAVFVCQDCVHANPPCKCTYCEENYLCPNCTKVRARDGLCRRREEEKARREHKWKQDMQILEGILELKVANEVAEFAGQFFELIDERANDSVAITPTTPIYDDAPHSEPLPLPANIPPHTVDVSSNPEASLFPGPNYLGSLYGSE; from the coding sequence ATGACACACGCAGTTACCGACGAaccaccagcgccgcagcAGGAGCTGGTGGAAGCCGCACTCCAGCACTCAGTCGTCCCCGACGAGCGGCCTCTTTCAACCTTCGAGCGAGTGATCACAACCCATGCGCCCATTCTGGAAtcgctcctcctccagaTCCCCACCGACACCCTCATCAAACTCTACCACACCTCCCATTACCTGCGGTCATTCCTCCGATCATACCCGACCGCATGGAAGTCCCTCTCCTTTCGTCTACTCTTCCCATCGGGTACCCTCCCAACGGCCCGGATTATCGTGCCGGGGCTGCCCGAGCCCATTACGCATCGCCAGTCGCGTCCCTACGCGCTTGACCAATTGTTAATGAACATCGTGATACCCTTCAGCGGATGCTTGAAGAGCCTAACTTTGGACAACACAGCAGTGTCGGGACAGATTCTGATCTCGACCGTGTTGCATTCTCGCCGGGAGACATTGGAGCACCTCTCCGTCCGGGGATGCAAGAATGTTTCCCTCAAATACCACGTCATCCCATACCTCACCATGTTCGGGCTGCAGTATGATGTGGATATGGAAAAGAACATCGGGACCTCTCCCTCAACAAAGCGACTGGCCCTCAAGAGTCTCTATGCATACCGATGtcgtcatcaccgccgcaGGCCGTATCTATCGTCTTCTCTCGTACGCAAGGATTCCGACTCGGAGCCGACGCACGAGCTGGTCAACCTCTGCCACAAGCTAGGGATCTGGACTGACACTGCCTGGTGCACCACCCCCGCCGGCAGGTGCTTCCGCAGGCGCGGCTACGTGTCGATGAGAGTCCCGCAAGGATCACCGGAAGTATGGGTGGTCTTTGATCGACTTTGGAGATCGAAAAACTGGATTGGATCCATCGATTCGCGGGCTGGTGGGACCCGGGTGCGTGATGGCAAGCTGTGGGAAAACTGCGACACTGGAAATTACGGTGAACCATTGGGGACAGGTGAAGGATCTGACCTGGGCGAGGGCAAGCTGACGCCGACACATCTGCGCCGCAGCCACACCCAATTTGTCGAAAACGTTCGCTGTGACCACTGCTTCGAACCCGTCTCCGAACGATGTGAACAATGCAGTATCTTGATGCATTGCGTCGGTTGCCGCAAGACTCTTTGTGCCAGCTGCGCCTACGAGCGGCCATATCTACACCGTGGGAATTCGTCTACTCTCACTGAGAGTACCACTGGGAGTAACACCGACTCCTTATGGTGGGCTCCTGGGGCGTCCCATTCTCCCAGTTCGATGCAGGACCCCGTCTCCAACCAGATAGACAATaacaacaataacaacaatGCATTCCATCCGGCACACATGGCCCTCCATCCAGCACTCAAGTTTCACTGGTGCTGCACGGAACCCATCTTTTCGGGGGGAGGCGGTATCAGCATCGGAACCCCAAGTCGGGACGTGGATCAGGTGCGGGCTGCGCCCCTTCCTCGAAATCAAGGGTGGGAGGATCTTGAGTACACTGTCAGCGAATGGAGCAAGACATTCCCAAAGTACGCCTATGGAGACCCCGGCAAACCCGATTATTCCCTCGAAACTGGCCACCTGGCGATGATGAAATGGTTGCTTGGCCCTCCTAATCGCCAGGTCTCTCCGTGTCCACGCAATTTATGCCAAGAGTGCTACGACTCACCACAGTGGAAAGTGCACTGCAAGAGCTGCTCAAAACCTCTTTGCATTGAGCACGATCTTCGCGGTCTTCGCTTACGGATCTGCGGCTACCGTGACCTAGCATTCGAAAAAATGACCATTCAAAATCGCTCCGCGGCGAACCCCCCATCCTTATCTATCATTGGCATGCGAACGGACCAAATGCCAAGCTATGACCTACCTTTCCGCACTCAACGGCTCCTCGACTCCGCCACCAGCAGCTTTACTGAAGATCCTCACGTCGACGGTCTGCTGGACGAAGCAGGGCCCGAGTCCAACAGTGGTGAGCATCCGACCTATCCAGGCCTTCCCCCACGCCATCAGTCTCGCTCCTATTCCGCTCCGACCTCTACGCAttctggttcttcttctccatcctcgGATGGGTTTGACTCGCCCTTCGAAGTTCCAAAATGGCAAGGCTGCCAGTCCTTTTTTTGCCCTCAATACCGGGCCGTTGGGGATCAGCGCCAGAGATGCCCCAGCTACCTGCGTGAATGCAAGAACTGCGCCGTATTCGTCTGTCAGGACTGCGTCCACGCCAATCCGCCATGCAAATGCACCTACTGCGAGGAGAACTACCTGTGCCCGAACTGCACTAAAGTCCGTGCTCGCGATGGCCTGTGCCGCCGGcgcgaagaggagaaagcgCGGCGAGAGCACAAGTGGAAGCAAGACATGCAGATTCTAGAGGGCATCTTGGAGCTGAAGGTGGCGAACGAAGTCGCCGAATTCGCAGGCCAATTTTTCGAGCTTATTGACGAGCGCGCCAACGACAGCGTTGCGATCACTCCAACCACTCCCATTTACGACGACGCACCCCATTCCGAACCGTTACCCTTACCTGCCAATATTCCTCCTCACACGGTCGATGTTAGTAGCAATCCTGAGGCTTCCTTGTTCCCCGGGCCCAACTATCTCGGCTCTCTTTATGGCTCGGAGTAG